Part of the Benincasa hispida cultivar B227 chromosome 11, ASM972705v1, whole genome shotgun sequence genome, ttaataaatcggGTACCGAAGGTATAGAAGGTATTCGAAGAAGTACTTAAGGTATTGAGGGTGCTTAGTATACTCCACGTTcacgtaggtagttctttaTGAGAcgccaaagtatgggtctcctggcTACAGTCTTTTTAACGGGACCAAATTATGGGTCTCATGACCATGAATGGACGTTGGGAGCTTGAGTTATGAATGCTTGTTCTCAACTGAAGTTTGGCCGTATGATCGATTATAACGCTATGATTAATGTATGATACTAtgtaagttgcttgagataatTTCCagcatgtttatttatttacattaatgcaTATAAAAGGCTTGAGAAGAAATGTATTTCTATgtgtcactcactgggcaatCAGCTcattgttttcaaatgttttcctttttttcaagTAGCGGCCAGTTTCCCCATGGTCGAATCCACTGTAGCTTGCCACTAAAGTTCGGATATCAAAGGAAGAAGCTTAGGTTAAGCTTGTTTTGTTGTACACATATTTGGAGAGGAGTCTAGGACTTGTgaaacttattttcttttgggaCCCATGTTTATTCTTATAATTTTCGTTTGAAATATGTTTGCCATTTGGAATTGTAATTAAGTCTTTATGCTGGTTAATGTTATAGTTGATTTACTGCCAAGTCGTTTGTGCATATTGCGGTTTAAAGCAGTTTTCACTTAAATTAGGATGCTGGTAAGTAGGTCGGTAACTGCTGCCGTCATATCTCTTCCGGTTTTAAAGGGTAAACTGGAAAGGGTTATGACAATATTAGTAAAAATATCTTTGCACTGACACACTATCCCAGACATAGGTGGCTTTTCATCGAATTGATTACCAAATGCTGTGTTTTGTTATTGCTTTAGCTTTTTACACTTATCTCTGTTGTTCTTTGTATTACTATGGTACtttagattctttctttttcaaatcttaataataaaaaaaaaacttattttttttgaattaattaataattttcattagataatctctctctcaatttttttcattaatagcTTTAAAATGAATACAACCTTTTTAACTGATATTTGTGTTTGTTGAGATTGTTTTAAAATAGCAGTTTTCATcatctaaaataatattttttggcCAGCGTCATCTAAAATAATTGAAGAGGCTATAATCAACAAACTTTCAAATTATTAATAGATAGATGTTGAtaggaaaaattattttattaaaaaaattattatcccACGAGTTAACacactattttatttaataaaaaagagcaaatataaatttatatctcTAAACTTCGAGTcgtataattataaattttaaataaaaatttctcaAATGAAATATAATAGAGTGTAAATAAATGTACTTACAAAAATTTTTAGTCTAAACAGATACAATTATAAgttcatggtttaaattgataccacctttaaagtttagaatataaaatgatattttcctaaataaaaaaaattcaaacactATTAATTCCTATaatttaaaatggaaaatattttGATCCATATAATTatgttaaaaaaagaaaagcaataTGTCTTATTTGATcctataatttaaaaatgaaaataaaacgaTTTTGATCCATGTAATAAAAATggtaattccaatatttttttaaataatttattcttcaacaactcttaaaatagtttctttcaactttagaaagaaaattttcattatataaattgaaattgaattgttaatcttaattcaatatatgaaaataattaaattagatttttatatagttatattttgcttcattttagaacaaaattttaaataaatgacttgattaacccgaaccaatccaacccaaatatttggattggattgggttcatttttaataagggttatttgggttgaagaaattcatCCTCCAGAGTATTAGGTTGAgtctaaaaagtttttttaacccaactcaacccatgaACACATATAATGATCTATGAACTAAAAACAAGGAAATTATCTTAAATAACCTCTTTAAGTtttcacttttaaaaaatagcaTCATTTTTGCATACTGTAATAGTTTTTCTTGAGATTGGTCACCTCAACTTTTCTATAGATCGTTTTAGGTATACATCTCGATCATTATACATCgagatttttattattttttttcccaatattATTTAACAACCTcaaattctattatttttttccaaatattttttaaactccTCAACTCttatataatttcaaattttctactgagattttatatattttatatatcttatttatttatttatttttttgtaaaatttaattttttccaaaatttaaaaaatcacttaAGATCTTaggtaaaaaattaatttggatttttGGTAAATTGAATTGGAAATTAGAAATTGCGCCGAAGATTTGAAAAGTTACTTATATTTGGtaaagataattgatttggtaaaaaattaaaaaaaatataagatttgatataagTTTTGGGAAGATtatatttggaaaaattggTAGAATGTTATGTAATTTGTTCGAGTTggtagaaaattaaaaaaaatataagatttagTATAAGATTTGGAAAAATTGGTAGAATATTAATGTAATAATCTGTTCGAATTGTATCGAGGTTCAAAATTTATCCaattaatttttagcaaaatcttaTTTATCCAACTTCTCGAGAAAAACTAGTTGTGAAAATTTGAAGGGCTATTACTAATAATTTCTAGTAAAAAAATCGAAAgtggttttgaaaattttaacatTGACAATATCAattgaggaaaaaagaaaacgacAAAATGGATTTTTGTAGGTTTATTACAAAAATTTCAATAAGAAATCGTTGAATTAATCAACGGCTAACGATTCTGTCagcctttttctttttattttttcacacAGTCACACGCTTGGGAAAAGCAAAAACCTCCCTTCTTTTATCCATCGTTGTTGAAAATTCTCTTGTTCTTGTGTATCAAAGATTTCTGGTAGCTATTTGTTTTTCGTATCCATGGATTTTCCTTGAAAGCGAAGCCAAGAATTTCTCTGTCAGTTTCATACACCCAACGGAGGTTAATCGTAGTTGACGCCAAAAACAGAGAGAAAAGTGAACTCCGACCCCACAATTTTGCCTCCGATTCTTACCTTCTCGttgattcttttgcttttttctttgttaaaaCTTGCAGCGATGTCCCGATTATTCAGTGATCGATCCCGAGGAAGCTCCCGAAGGCATGCTTCGAGTTCCAGCTCAGTGATAGTCGACACAACAACTACCACTACTTCCGCCGCCGCGGCCTCCACCAGTGCCGGCGCAACCTCTATAACCATGCCGGTTTATCCGATTGACGAGATCCCCTCGCCGTTCGGCGATTTAGGCTTGCAATTCTCGGAGTCGGAGCTCCGAGTGACTGCATACGAGATCTTGATTGGATCGTGTCGGAGCACCGGCGGTAAGCCGTTAACTTATATTTCGCAGTCGGAAAGGGGAGTTGATCGGTCGCCATCGTTGTCGACGGCGGCGTCGCTGCACCGGTCGCTGACGTCGACCGCTGCGAGCAAGTTTAAGAAGGCGCTAGGGCTGAAATCATCGTCGTCGGCGAAGAAGAGGATTGTCGGAAGCGATGAATCAGGAAATCAAGGTCGAGCGAAATTGGGATTAACGGTGGGGGAGTTGATAAGGATTCAGATGAGAATTTCGGAGCAAATTGACTCGAGAATTAGAAGGGCACTGCTTAGGATCACTGCTGGACAGGTGCGTTGTGAAACTTGGAATTGAACCTCTTATGCAGTCAAATTTTCTGTTTGGTGGCTGAGAAAATTTTGGGAAATGACATGGAAAACATAAATTCAACTTTTTCCCCCCTCTTTCCGCATCCTAATTTGTTTTGATAACAGATTATTGCTCACCTTAGCATCTTCTTACGAGAAGAACATGATTGAGACCAATTTGAATGAAAGTGCTTCGCGTGAACTTGTCTTATTACTATATTTTTATATGCGTTTAGATTTTTTAGCTAATGCATATCTATTTCGTCATTTTGGGATAAtggattcaaatatttatctatttctATACTGGATTCCGAATCTTGAATTCAAGCTTTAAGTTGAAAATTGGATAACTTAAACTTTTGATGTATTTTAAAGCTAGCCTTGGTAGGTGAGACCTAGCTCGGGTCGGGACTAGTCGTGGGCTTAGAGTATAATTCAAGGAGTGGGGTTCAATTCTTTGTTTAGCCATTTCTATATGTTGCAATCAATCTTGTATGCCATTTGTTAATAATATCTTGTTTTCGGATCAGCTTGGAAGACGCATAGAGTCTATGGTTCTGCCTCTTGAGCTGTTTCAACAGCTTAAGGCTTTGGACTTCCAAAATAATGAAGAACACATGGCTTGGCAAAAGCGTTATTTGAAGGTTCTCGAAATAGGACTTCTATTGCATCCTCACATGCCATTAGAAAAGATAGACGATGCTCCAAAACGTTTCCGACAGATAGTTCGTGGTGCAATGGAGAAACCCATTGATGCAGGAAGAAACTTTGACACAATCCAAGACCTTCGGAGTATTGTATTGTCTCTTGCTTGTAGATCATCTGGCGAGTCTGCTCCAGGCACGTGCCATTGGGCAGATGGGTTCCCCTTGAATCTCAGGCTCTACCAAACTTTGTTAGAAGCTTGTTTTGATGCTAATGATTCAACTTCCATCATTGAAGAGGTTGATGAGGTCTTGGAACATGTTAAGAAAACTTGGGTGGTACTTGGCATGAACCAGATGTTGCATAACCTTTGTTTCTCGTGGGTTTTATTCAATCGTTACGTTGCCACGGGGCAAGTAGAAAGTGACTTGCTACATGCTTCCAAAAGCCTGTTGGCTGAAGTTGAAGACGACATCGAGTCCTTCAAGGATCCTATTTACTCAAGAATTCTGAACACTACTCTTAGTTCGATTCTGGTTTGGACGGAGAAAAAGCTTCTAGCATACCGCAACGATTTTCACAGTGACAACATTGAGTGTATGCAAAGCCTAGTCTCTATTGCAGTACTGTCATTCGAGTTACTGGAAAATGAAATTGATGCGGCTTATAACAAAGTTGATAGCTATATACGATCATCTCTTCGAACTGCTTTTCTTAAGGTGAGTGTAATCAGTTGATTTACTCTGTTATTTCAATTAACTTTGTTTAACTCTCAAAAAGAATGTTTAGATCACCGTTTTAACAAATCTagatttatgaattttgaagtCAGTAAACTTGAATTTGTGTAATTTGTCTTTGGCTTGTAAAAATGAACAAGTTCTGGAAACTTGGGTTTGGTAACGATtttctttgtgttttttttcATCATGCTTTAGCGAGCCAGCTTTCTTTTCTTATGCCTCATGGATTGTCACTGAAGAGTCTTCTTTGTCCTTATCATTACAGAAAATGGAGAAGGTGAAGTCAATCAAGttttccactaaaaaccaaaaaagttCACCTCATGTTCTTTCTGTCCTTGCACAAGACGTGAGTGAACTGGCTTTCGATGAGAAGGCAATGTTTAGTCCTATATTGAAGGAATGGCATCCTCAAGCAGCAGGAGTCGCAGTGTTAACACTTCATTCTTGTTATGGGAAGGAGCTCAAAAAATTCATTTCGGGTATTGATGAACTGACGCCAGATGCTATTGAAGTGCTCAATGCAGCTGATATATTGGAGAAAGATCTTGTGCAGATTGCAGTAAGAGATTCTGTAGACAGTGAAGATGGTGGAAAGTCCATAATACAAGAGATGCCTCCTTACGAAGCTGAAGCAATAATCGCAAAGCTTGTAAAGACCTGGATCAGTACGAGAGTGGACAGGTTAAAGGAATGGGTTGGCAGATTCCTTCAACAGGAGGTAAGTGGTTGTGACATTAATTGGTTGTTATGTAGATTTGGATTGGTAATAGTTTCGTATTTTGGAAACAATTTGCCTCCAAAAAGGAGTTTACAAGACTTGGGATAAACTTAGGCAGTtacatgtttgcacttttcctTTTACTACACTTTTTGATATCAATATTGAACTATCATTTACAAACACTCTGAACAGGTATGGAATCCGCATGCAAACAAAGAGCATATTGCTCCTTCTGTTGTCGAAGTTTTACgaattgttgatgaaagttttgAAGCATTCTTTTTGTTACCAATACCACAACACTCATTGTTGCTTCCTGATCTAATGACGGGCCTTGACAAATGTTTAAAACAATACATACTAAAGACAAAATCTGGCTGCGGTAAGTGTTCTATttacaaaaagaaaagcaaaagtTTTTCGACTTTAGAGAAGTTATTGGTTCATTATACAAGTCCAACCATGAACGTGCATTATATTTTTTCAGGATCTAGAAGTACCTATATTCCTGCACTGCCTGCTTTGACTAGATGTTCGAAACGATCAAAGTTTGGAGTAttcaaaaagaaggaaaagttgcaaGCAGGTCAGGGGAGGACCCAACTTGGGATCACGAGTGCCAATAACTCTTTGTCAGTACCCCAACTATGTGTCTGTATCAATTCTTTGCACCATATACGGAGCGAGCTGGAAGTTCAAGAAAGAAAAGCGGTTGTCCGTCTTAAGAATCTTGAGCCTCATTACACAGATGCTGTTAGGAACCAAGCAGGGAAATGGTTTGAGCTTTCGGCATCTTTGTGTGTGGAAGGGATAAGACAACTATGTGAAGCGACAGCATACAAAGTTGTATTCCACGATCTCAGTCAATTTTTATTGGATGGTTTATATATAGGGGAAGTTGCATCTTCAAGGATTGAACCATTCCTTCAGGAGCTTGAGCAATACCTAGAAACCATTGCATCAACAGTTGTCCATGACAGAGTCCGCACACGGGTGATAACCGACATGATGAAAGCCTCTTTCGATGGTTTTCTACTAGTTCTACTGGCTGGGGGCCCGTCCCGTACTTTTGTTAAGGAAGATTCAGAACTGATAGAGGAGGACTTTAAGTTTCTCACCGATCTCTTTTGGTCTAACGGTGATGGACTTCCTGCTGATTTGATTAGTAAACATGCAGGCAATGTTAAAAGAGTTCTCGATCTATTTCATTCAGACTCTGAAAGTCTAATTGAGCAGTTCAAATATGTGATGGTGGAGTCACATGGCATGCAAGCTAAATCTAGGCTTCCATTGCCTCCAACTTCTGGTCTTTGGGAACCAACCGAGCCAAACACACTACTTCGAGTCTTATGCTATCGCAATGATGAGATAGCGGCAAAGTTTCTCAAGAAGACTTACAATTTGCCCAAAAAACTATAACTGACCTGATGAACATACTGATGATTATAGAATTCCATGTCTTGCCCAACCACACGATATATTGTACATAGTAAGCAGCCTTGTGCCAATTGTGGTGATAAATTATGAGTCCGTGCATCAAAATTTATTGTCAGAGAGAACATTCTTGCGTGATACCATCGTGGGGAAGTGCAGTTGCTCTTGAACTTGGATTTGCAGGATGGTTATGTTGAATCAATCAGCTTCTGTTGCTTTCTCGTATCTATGGTCACGGTTTGAGTAATACAGATTCGTGTTTCCTGTCAATGCAGCCCTTTCACAATTAGGTACAAGGACAGAGTACACATCATAACAGATGCTTCCTTTTACCATCTGATTATGACAGTCTCCTTCTAACATACATATACCACACTGTAAGAAATCACACAAACTACAGGTTTACATAGGgaatcatttttcttcttttggcaaTAGTAATCTGATCTGATTATTTTCATGACCCCCTCCTGTTTTTTCACTGATTGGAGTGTATGTTTTGACTTGTGAGTTAGTTATTTATTGATTTAGCTTTTGTTGTAGTTTTGTAGAAGAATGACAAGGCAGATATTGCATTTTGGCCTCCACCTTGTAGACGAAATTTTGATGGACATTAGATTCTCTGTTCTCTCTGTTTCTCATGCTATGTATAATGTTCTCTTTTTGGAATAAGAGCTTATCTTAGCATTCCGAAGATGTATAGTTATTTTAAAGTTCATCGAGAGTGATTTCTCTTTGAATAGATggtgtttttttcttctctccaaTGGTGAGGATCTCAATTTTACATGCTTCAAGTTATTTCTTCTATCTTGCTTCATAAATTTTTTGGAGTTGGAGAGCTTATCTAGCACTCAGATGATCTATTTGTACTTTAGACTTGGTAAAGAATGATTTCTCTACAAATACAGAATCCTCGAGTTGAATATCGATGGTATTATTCTTGTCTTTGGTGGTGAGAATCATAATTCCTTATGCTATAAAATCATTTCTTATGCTTTATATTCATGGGGAACTGGAGATCATTTCGTAGCACTCCAAGGATCTTATGGTTTTCTTAAGATGATTTCTATATGGACTCGTAGTCATTGATTTGAACTTTAAATATTATTGTCAAGGATTATTTTGATTATAATTTGATttgcaagttttttttttttttttttgttggaaatGAAATACTGTAAATTGTCGATATTTATTCTTTGACAAAGAACACTCGGAAATTGTATCGAACATAGGTATATTAGCAAGGTTTTGTTGCAAGATTTTTAATCTTCTATACTTAGAATCTATGAAACTATAGTTATATCCAGTGtcagatttgaaaattttgttgacgGGATTTTATAATTCAGTAAAATAATTTAAGTGAGTAGTtctaaaaatcaataaatttactGACTTAAACAACCCAACAATTTATAAGAAGAAATTGAAAGCATAACAAGTTAACAACAATGTCATAACTTAACTAACCCAACAAGGAGAGTTTAGGATGTTTACTTAATATCcacacattatttcaaaaattaataaaataaagaaattaaaacaaaaataagaatgatttgaaatttgaaaactaaatgcatataaataaaaaaaaaatttaaaaagaagaaaaataaattacaaaactTACCTTACAAATTAGgagaagaagttgaagaagCAATGCGgaagttgaagaagaaattttaaaaaactaagaacacaaaagtaaaaatgatttgaaatattaaaactgaatgtatataaataaaataacaaacataaaaagaaaaagaaaaaccaatgAATAAAACTTACCTCACAAATTGTgagaagaagttgaagaagaaaataaaaagctaAATATTTGTTGAAGTTGAagctttataaaaaaataaacaaaaaaaaaaaatttaaatgaaggATGACTTCCTTCTTAATTTCAAGCTGTATTTGGTGGGGATTAGtgtataattattgtttttgttttctagaAAATCGAAGGActattaagaaagaaaaatctaGAAAAACAAATGTATAGAGTGAAAATGGAGACGCTATTGAAGGAGCCCGTAACCGCTTTGTTCCAAAGATAGTAGAGGATTTTAGGGATGGTGGTGCTTTGCTTAACCAGAGATTCATATTGCTCAATCAATACCTCACATGACATGGGTAGACACAAATCATCAAAGAAAATTCTAACAAGATTACTGTTTATTCACAACACAAAGACCTCATTCCAAAGATGTTGGAGAAACAAACCTAGGAAACAAAGTCTGCACTTGAAAAGATGGTGAATTTAAGATTGAGCGTGTAATGGTCAGTCACaaataaataaccaacaaaaaattatttgagtgggaacaaaatcacttttatTTGAAAGACTCTTCAAACTTGGTTCACACTTTTAATTGAACACTTTTTGTGTGTTTTTCTATTTATAGGATTACCATGAGCAAGTCTAAATCTACAACTCTCACCttaattaaacacataaaaaCCTTTAAAAtcctatatttaatttattaacatatctAACTTTCTTTAATACATGACCTTACcaactttcatcaattaaaatACTTAATTAACTCACATCTTTTAATTCATCTATAACTTATCtaattaaaacatgtttaattttcaacgACTCAGAGTCAGACTAAAAATGTAGCCAAACAATCATCAgattcaaaatttatcaaatataacCCATCTCAGCCATCCACAACTTTTAATTCAACCGCCAAAGGTCAAATGGTGCCAGATTTTCCACATATACCTTAGATGCCTTGAGGAGACATTTTTACTTAATATTCCTTTCTTAAACATATTCTCTTCgtatttttattaaacaatgaatcATTTGCCATAGTTTCTTGAACTTCTTTAGTATATCGTTCTTGAGAGATAAAAATAcatttctttaattgtttcacTTCAATGCCAAGATAATATGATATAAGCCCAATATCTGTCATTTTAAATTCTTGGATCATTGCCTTCTTGAGACTTCAAACTTACTTGCACAATTTCCTGTAAAAATTAagtcatctacatacagaaAAACCAACAAAATATCTCAACGATTATTAGTCTTAATATAAAGAGAATAATCATAAGGGCATCTCAAATACCCATTATCAAGGAAATATTTGTTGATTCTGCTATTCCATATTCTAGGcacttgtttcaatccatacaaCGTCTTCTTTAGTTTCAAGACTTTATCTTCTTGACCTTTCACAACATAGCCAAAAGGTTGTTATAAGTAGACTTCTTCTTTCAAATATCCATTCAAGAATGCTAATTTAACATCCATTTGAAAGATCTTCCANNNNNNNNNNNNNNNNNNNNNNNNNNNNNNNNNNNNNNNNNNNNNNNNNNNNNNNNNNNNNNNNNNNNNNNNNNNNNNNNNNNNNNNNNNNNNNNNNNNNNNNNNNNNNNNNNNNNNNNNNNNNNNNNNNNNNNNNNNNNNNNNNNNNNNNNNNNNNNNNNNNNNNNNNNNNNNNNNNNNNNNNNNNNNNNNNNNNNNNNNNNNNNNNNNNNNNNNNNNNNNNNNNNNNNNNNNNNNNNNNNNNNNNNNNNNNNNNNNNNNNNNNNNNNNNNNNNNNNNNNNNNNNNNNNNNNNNNNNNNNNNNNNNNNNNNNNNNNNNNNNNNNNNNNNNNNNNNNNNNNNNNNNNNNNNNNNNNNNNNNNNNNNNNNNNNNNNNNNNNNNNNNNNNNNNNNNNNNNNNNNNNNNNNNNNNNNNNNNNNNNNNNNNNNNNNNNNNNNNNNNNNNNNNNNNNNNNNNNNNNNNNNNNNNNNNNNNNNNNNNNNNNNNNNNNNNNNNNNNNNNNNNNNNNNNNNNNNNNNNNNNNNNNNNNNNNNNNNNNNNNNNNNNNNNNNNNNNNNNNNNNNNNNNNNNNNNNNNNNNNNNNNNNNNNNNNNNNNNNNNNNNNNNNNNNNNNNNNNNNNNNNNNNNNNNNNNNNNNNNNNNNNNNNNNNNNNNNNNNNNNNNNNNNNNNNNNNNNNNNNNNNNNNNNNNNNNNNNNNNNNNNNNNNNNNNNNNNNNNNNNNNNNNNNNNNNNNNNNNNNNNNNNNNNNNNNNNNNNNNNNNNNNNNNNNNNNNNNNNNNNNNNNNNNNNNNNNNNNNNNNNNNNNNNNNNNNNNNNNNNNNNNNNNNNNNNNNNNNNNNNNNNNNNNNNNNNNNNNNNNNNNNNNNNNNNNNNNNNNNNNNNNNNNNNNNNNNNNNNNNNNNNNNNNNNNNNNNNNNNNNNNNNNNNNNNNNNNNNNNNNNNNNNNNNNNNNNNNNNNNNNNNNNNNNNNNNNNNNNNNNNNNNNNNNNNNNNNNNNNNNNNNNNNNNNNNNNNNNNNNNNNNNNNNNNNNNNNNNNNNNNNNNNNNNNNNNNNNNNNNNNNNNNNNNNNNNNNNNNNNNNNNNNNNNNNNNNNNNNNNNNNNNNNNNNNNNNNNNNNNNNNNNNNNNNNNNNNNNNNNNNNNNNNNNNNNNNNNNNNNNNNNNNNNNNNNNNNNNNNNNNNNNNNNNNNNNNNNNNNNNNNNNNNNNNNNNNNNNNNNNNNNNNNNNNNNNNNNNNNNNNNNNNNNNNNNNNNNNNNNNNNNNNNNNNNNNNNNNNNNNNNNNNNNNNNNNNNNNNNNNNNNNNNNNNNNNNNNNNNNNNNNNNNNNNNNNNNNNNNNNNNNNNNNNNNNNNNNNNNNNNNNNNNNNNNNNNNNNNNNNNNNNNNNNNNNNNNNNNNNNNNNNNNNNNNNNNNNNNNNNNNNNNNNNNNNNNNNNNNNNNNNNNNNNNNNNNNNNNNNNNNNNNNNNNNNNNNNNNNNNNNNNNNNNNNNNNNNNNNNNNNNNNNNNNNNNNNNNNNNNNNNNNNNNNNNNNNNNNNNNNNNNNNNNNNNNNNNNNNNNNNNNNNNNNNNNNNNNNNNNNNNNNNNNNNNNNNNNNNNNNNNNNNNNNNNNNNNNNNNNNNNNNNNNNNNNNNNNNNNNNNNNNNNNNNNNNNNNNNNNNNNNNNNNNNNNNNNNNNNNNNNNNNNNNNNNNNNNNNNNNNNNNNNNNNNNNNNNNNNNNNNNNNNNNNNNNNNNNNNNNNNNNNNNNNNNNNNNNNNNNNNNNNNNNNNNNNNNNNNNNNNNNNNNNNNNNNNNNNNNNNNNNNNNNNNNNNN contains:
- the LOC120090535 gene encoding protein unc-13 homolog, giving the protein MSRLFSDRSRGSSRRHASSSSSVIVDTTTTTTSAAAASTSAGATSITMPVYPIDEIPSPFGDLGLQFSESELRVTAYEILIGSCRSTGGKPLTYISQSERGVDRSPSLSTAASLHRSLTSTAASKFKKALGLKSSSSAKKRIVGSDESGNQGRAKLGLTVGELIRIQMRISEQIDSRIRRALLRITAGQLGRRIESMVLPLELFQQLKALDFQNNEEHMAWQKRYLKVLEIGLLLHPHMPLEKIDDAPKRFRQIVRGAMEKPIDAGRNFDTIQDLRSIVLSLACRSSGESAPGTCHWADGFPLNLRLYQTLLEACFDANDSTSIIEEVDEVLEHVKKTWVVLGMNQMLHNLCFSWVLFNRYVATGQVESDLLHASKSLLAEVEDDIESFKDPIYSRILNTTLSSILVWTEKKLLAYRNDFHSDNIECMQSLVSIAVLSFELLENEIDAAYNKVDSYIRSSLRTAFLKKMEKVKSIKFSTKNQKSSPHVLSVLAQDVSELAFDEKAMFSPILKEWHPQAAGVAVLTLHSCYGKELKKFISGIDELTPDAIEVLNAADILEKDLVQIAVRDSVDSEDGGKSIIQEMPPYEAEAIIAKLVKTWISTRVDRLKEWVGRFLQQEVWNPHANKEHIAPSVVEVLRIVDESFEAFFLLPIPQHSLLLPDLMTGLDKCLKQYILKTKSGCGSRSTYIPALPALTRCSKRSKFGVFKKKEKLQAGQGRTQLGITSANNSLSVPQLCVCINSLHHIRSELEVQERKAVVRLKNLEPHYTDAVRNQAGKWFELSASLCVEGIRQLCEATAYKVVFHDLSQFLLDGLYIGEVASSRIEPFLQELEQYLETIASTVVHDRVRTRVITDMMKASFDGFLLVLLAGGPSRTFVKEDSELIEEDFKFLTDLFWSNGDGLPADLISKHAGNVKRVLDLFHSDSESLIEQFKYVMVESHGMQAKSRLPLPPTSGLWEPTEPNTLLRVLCYRNDEIAAKFLKKTYNLPKKL